A single Diceros bicornis minor isolate mBicDic1 chromosome 7, mDicBic1.mat.cur, whole genome shotgun sequence DNA region contains:
- the LOC131408836 gene encoding olfactory receptor 5P6-like, with product MDALVDGNHTEVTEFILLGLTDDPILRVILFMIILCIYLVTIFGNISTIILIRISSQLRHPMYFFLSHLAFADMGLSSSVTPNMLVNFLVEGNTISYYGCGIQLGFVAAFGSNECFLLAAMAYDRFVAICSPLHYSTKMSTQVCVQLLLVTYIGGFVNACSFAFCVFSLVFCGPNRVNHFFCDFAPLVELSCSDVSISTVVPSFIAGSIIGATVLIVVISYIYILITILKIHSTEGRHKAFSTCASHLTAVTLYYGTITFIYVMPKSYYSTDQNKVVSVFYMVVIPMLNPLIYSLRNNEIKEALKREISQKIFS from the coding sequence ATGGATGCCCTGGTGGATGGGAACCACACTGAAGTGACAGAGTTCATTTTATTGGGCTTAACTGATGACCCGATCCTTCGAGTCATTCTCTTCATGATCATCCTCTGTATCTACCTGGTGACAATATTCGGCAATATCAGCACAATCATTCTTATCAGAATCTCTTCTCAGCTCCGTCATCCTATGTATTTTTTCCTGAGCCATTTGGCTTTTGCTGACATGGGCTTATCATCTTCCGTCACACCCAATATGCTTGTAAACTTCCTGGTGGAGGGAAATACCATCTCCTACTATGGATGTGGCATTCAGCTTGGTTTTGTTGCTGCCTTTGGTTCAAATGAATGCTTCCTTCTGGCTGCTATGGCATATGATCGCTTTGTGGCAATCTGCAGCCCACTGCATTATTCCACCAAAATGTCCACACAAGTCTGTGTCCAATTGCTTCTAGTAACTTACATAGGTGGTTTTGTCAATGCTTGCTCTTTTGctttttgtgtcttttctttAGTCTTCTGCGGACCAAATCGAGTCAATCATTTTTTCTGTGATTTTGCTCCTTTAGTTGAACTCTCCTGTTCTGATGTCAGTATCTCCACAGTTGTTCCCTCATTTATCGCTGGTTCCATCATTGGGGCCACAGTGCTTATTGTGGTCATCTCCTACATCTACATCCTCATCACCATCCTGAAGATACACTCCACTGAGGGGCGCCACAAGGCTTTCTCAACCTGCGCCTCGCACCTCACAGCAGTCACTCTGTACTATGGGACCATCACATTCATTTATGTGATGCCCAAATCCTACTACTCAACTGACCAGAACAAGGTGGTGTCTGTGTTCTACATGGTGGTGATCCCCATGTTGAACCCCCTCATCTACAGTCTCAGGAACAATGAGATTAAGGAGGCTCTGAAAAGAGAGATTtcccaaaaaatattttcttag